From the Paludisphaera mucosa genome, one window contains:
- a CDS encoding LptF/LptG family permease — MRILDRQRFWAFFKAYVTCYVSFVGLWIVLDAFSNVDEFTKRTVGFGQLMSAMGRYYLVRQAEYFDKLGGVISMMAAIFTVTWMQRANEQLAMLAAGVSTHRIIRPVIISSIIVSFFSIANQEFIIPRYAEELQKSHADDGTSAVIVQTTPYDSRLLMFSGRKADRAHRTILERFNVTVPIQVFGATREIEGDEATYIPQDHPTAPLRGGWLVRGAKISPPVPEEELTRPDSIVVKVADPKGFPPPVGDAATHSGDLVFVHTSLSFDVMIRKSSWYQYGTMYELVNGLVDPSTDRHDRVSIEGTIHARALRPFLALTLMFMSLPLVLGGYGRNMFINLGFALGNSAVFYGAGIVCQYLGGDGVLSPALAAWMPLFIFGMLATYRWGQIRT; from the coding sequence GTGCGAATCCTGGATCGGCAGCGGTTCTGGGCCTTCTTCAAGGCCTACGTCACCTGCTACGTCTCGTTCGTCGGCCTCTGGATCGTGCTCGACGCGTTTTCGAACGTCGACGAGTTCACCAAGCGGACGGTCGGCTTCGGGCAGCTGATGTCGGCGATGGGCCGCTACTACCTGGTCCGCCAGGCCGAGTACTTCGACAAGCTCGGCGGCGTCATCAGCATGATGGCCGCGATCTTCACCGTGACCTGGATGCAGCGGGCCAACGAGCAGCTCGCCATGCTGGCGGCGGGGGTGAGCACGCACCGGATCATCCGGCCCGTGATCATCTCGTCGATCATCGTGAGCTTCTTCTCGATCGCCAACCAGGAGTTCATCATCCCGCGCTACGCCGAGGAGCTGCAGAAGTCGCACGCCGACGACGGCACGAGCGCGGTCATCGTCCAGACCACGCCCTACGACTCGCGGCTCCTGATGTTCTCGGGCCGGAAGGCCGACCGGGCGCATCGGACGATCCTGGAGCGGTTCAACGTCACGGTGCCGATCCAGGTCTTCGGGGCGACCCGCGAGATCGAGGGCGACGAGGCGACCTACATCCCCCAGGACCACCCCACGGCCCCCCTGCGCGGCGGCTGGCTGGTGCGCGGCGCCAAGATCTCGCCGCCGGTCCCGGAGGAGGAGCTGACCCGGCCCGATTCGATCGTCGTGAAGGTCGCCGACCCGAAGGGCTTCCCGCCCCCGGTCGGCGACGCCGCGACGCATAGCGGCGACCTGGTTTTCGTGCACACCTCGCTCTCGTTCGACGTGATGATCCGCAAGTCGAGCTGGTATCAGTACGGGACGATGTACGAGCTGGTGAACGGCCTGGTCGACCCCTCGACCGACCGCCACGACCGGGTCAGCATCGAGGGGACGATCCACGCGCGAGCCCTGCGGCCCTTCCTGGCCCTGACGCTGATGTTCATGAGCCTGCCCCTGGTCCTCGGCGGCTACGGGAGGAACATGTTCATCAACCTGGGCTTCGCGCTGGGGAACTCGGCCGTGTTCTACGGGGCCGGCATCGTCTGCCAGTACCTCGGCGGCGACGGGGTGCTCTCGCCGGCGCTGGCCGCCTGGATGCCGCTCTTCATCTTCGGCATGCTGGCGACGTACCGCTGGGGGCAGATCCGCACCTGA
- a CDS encoding ABC1 kinase family protein, protein MIRETVGHLRDLPRYRQILTTLARYGYQDVVAALRLETIVRPLERVALGEEVAQLDRPRRLRLICEELGPTFVKLGQLLSTRPDLLPESYTNELAALRDDVRPFPSEQAEAILVEEYGRPLAACFASIDPTPVASASISQVHRAVLHDGRTVALKVRRPDLHKVVAADLDILKNLAQLAERRLPALAVYRPLALVREFERTIKRELDFSIELRTIKRCQAQFAGDATAHIPFVVEEFSTPRVLAMEFIGGVRVDDVAAIRGLGLDPGEVAVAGARILIKQIFQFGFFHADPHSGNLRVLGDGVVAPLDYGMFGQLDPRTRERIADLLIGLLAQDVDGVLKALDELEVRGEAVDARELRRDVGELVQSYCDLTLATIDLGVLLRELVGLIRRHRLLIPPDLVLLIRSLVTIESTGRALDPKFDIARQLEPILRKLALRRYSPRRLMTQAASTAKDVQRIATLLPDLLSHSLESIKRGELNVKFDLQGFERLVRQLTRASNTLAVGIVIAGLLVASSLIFRGGASSLAQLGYGLGMALSLWLIWNMSRNS, encoded by the coding sequence TTGATCCGAGAGACGGTCGGACACCTCCGCGACCTGCCGCGCTATCGGCAGATCCTCACGACGCTGGCGCGTTACGGATACCAGGACGTCGTCGCGGCGCTGCGCCTGGAGACCATCGTCCGGCCGCTCGAACGGGTCGCGCTCGGCGAGGAGGTCGCGCAGCTCGACCGCCCCCGCCGCCTCCGCCTCATCTGCGAGGAGCTGGGGCCGACGTTCGTCAAGCTGGGCCAGCTCCTGTCGACCCGGCCCGACCTGCTGCCGGAGAGCTACACGAACGAGCTGGCCGCCCTGCGCGACGACGTCCGGCCGTTCCCGTCGGAGCAGGCGGAGGCGATCCTCGTCGAGGAGTACGGCCGGCCGCTCGCCGCCTGCTTCGCCTCGATCGACCCCACGCCGGTCGCCTCGGCGTCGATCTCGCAGGTCCATCGCGCGGTCCTGCACGACGGCCGGACCGTCGCCCTCAAGGTGCGGAGGCCGGACCTGCACAAGGTCGTCGCGGCCGACCTCGACATCCTCAAGAACCTGGCGCAGCTCGCCGAGCGGCGGCTGCCGGCGCTGGCGGTCTACCGGCCGCTCGCGCTGGTCCGGGAGTTCGAGCGGACGATCAAGCGCGAGCTGGATTTCAGCATCGAGCTGCGGACGATCAAGCGCTGCCAGGCCCAGTTCGCCGGCGACGCCACGGCCCACATCCCGTTCGTCGTCGAGGAATTCTCGACGCCCCGCGTGCTTGCGATGGAGTTCATCGGCGGCGTCCGGGTCGACGACGTCGCGGCGATCCGCGGGCTCGGCCTCGACCCGGGCGAGGTCGCCGTCGCCGGGGCGCGGATCCTGATCAAGCAGATCTTCCAGTTCGGCTTCTTCCACGCCGACCCCCACTCGGGCAACCTCCGCGTGCTCGGCGACGGCGTCGTCGCCCCGCTCGACTACGGCATGTTCGGCCAGCTCGACCCCCGCACCCGCGAGCGGATCGCCGACCTCCTGATCGGCCTGCTGGCGCAGGACGTCGACGGGGTCCTCAAGGCGCTCGACGAGCTGGAGGTCCGCGGCGAGGCCGTCGACGCCCGCGAGCTGCGCCGGGACGTCGGCGAGCTGGTCCAGAGTTACTGCGACCTGACGCTGGCGACGATCGACCTTGGCGTCCTGCTCCGCGAGCTGGTGGGCCTGATCCGCCGGCACCGCCTCCTGATCCCGCCCGACCTGGTGCTCCTGATCCGCTCGCTGGTGACGATCGAGAGCACCGGCCGCGCGCTCGACCCGAAGTTCGACATCGCCCGCCAGCTCGAACCGATCCTCCGCAAGCTGGCGCTGCGACGATACAGCCCGCGTCGCCTGATGACCCAGGCCGCGAGCACCGCCAAGGACGTCCAGCGCATCGCCACGCTCCTGCCCGACCTCCTCAGCCACTCGCTGGAGTCGATCAAGCGCGGCGAGCTGAACGTGAAGTTCGACCTGCAGGGCTTCGAGCGCCTCGTCCGCCAGCTCACCCGGGCGAGCAACACGCTGGCCGTGGGGATCGTGATCGCCGGGCTTTTGGTCGCCTCTTCGCTGATCTTCCGGGGAGGCGCGAGTTCCCTGGCCCAGCTCGGCTACGGGCTCGGCATGGCGCTGAGCCTGTGGCTGATCTGGAACATGTCGCGCAATTCCTGA